The following nucleotide sequence is from Geitlerinema sp. PCC 9228.
AACGAAAATTCCATTCAAGAAAGTGAAGACATATTTAAAAATTCTGTTCTGCAATCTTTGAATTCTATCCAGGATAATATTCTACAAAAAATCGTTTTAGCTCATACAATATCTGTTCGTTCGGAAAAAAACTGGGAACCGTTAGTAGCTTTGGCCAACCTCCGGAAACAATATCCAGACTGTTATATTTTTTCTACTAGAAATAGTAGCGGTCAAAGTTTTATTGGTGCAAGTCCCGAACGCCTGTTAAGTGTTCGAGATAGTTGTTTGACTACAGATGCTTTGGCAGGTTCTGCCCCCCGTGGCAAACGCCTACAGGAAGATATAAAACTAGCACAAACTTTGTTATCTAGCGAGAAAGAAAAGCGAGAACATTTAATGGTTTTAGAATTTATTTTAGAACGATTGCGTTCCTTGGGATTGGCTCCCTGTGCCAAACCCCTACGACTCATGCAACTTTCCAATATTCAACATTTATGGACACCCATTCAAGCCGATTTGCCTGCAGATATTCATATTTTACAAATTCTAGAACAATTGCATCCTACACCCGCTGTTGCTGGCGTTCCTAGGGATATGGCATTACAAAATATTCGTCAATACGAACCCGAGGATCGTTGTTTGTATGCAGCTCCCCTTGGTTGGGTGGATAATCATGGTAATGGAGAATTTATTGTGGGGATTCGTTCGGCTTTTATAGACGGCGATCGCGCTCGTTTGTATGCCGGTGCTGGCATTGTAGCGGGTTCCCAACCGGAACGAGAACTTGCCGAAGTACAACTAAAACTTCAAGCTTTATTGAAAGCTTTGGTTTGATCTTCTCTAAGACCTAGCAGAGAAGTCAATTCCCATGCAACCTGAAATTTGGAAATTGAATATCTATAAGCAGCGAAAGAAGGTTCGGTTTCTGCTGCAAAACTTGAAAAGAAATGTTAAAAAAAGAAAGCAGACCCTCTCTGAAACGAAGCATTTCTATGAAAGCAAGCTACTATGTAATTTACGATGGGGATTGCAACCTGTGTACCACCCTCGTACAGTTGCTCGAACGCTTGGATGGTGGAGAGCAATTTGCCTACATTCCCATGCAAGCCAAAGAAACCCTGCAGCAGTTTGGGATTACTCCCCAAGACTGCGAATTGGGAATGATATTGCTAGATGCCAACCACCCACAAAACCGCTGGCAAGGAAGCGATGCCGCCTTGAAAATTGGTAGCCTTCTGCCAGCAGGAGACCTATTTGTTAATACTTATTACGCACTTCCCGGCATGAAATGGGTTGGCGAAAGGGTTTACGAACAAATTCGCGATCGCCGTTACGAACTATTTGGTAAGCGACAAGAAACCTATTGTTCCACCTATAATGCCTGTGGCAATCCAAAACGAAATGCTCAGCATTAAACCATTTTTGAAATATCTGTTCGTCATTTTAAAAATGTACCCAATTGCGATACGCTAGACTTTACTAACCAGGTAAGGATTCCAAGGAAACAATTCTTTATGAGTAGTCCCTGTCATCTTCTTGTAGAAGGAAATCCCGCGATCGTATACGCCAGCAGAAAAGGCGAACCAGAATCGATTCAG
It contains:
- a CDS encoding DCC1-like thiol-disulfide oxidoreductase family protein, with protein sequence MKASYYVIYDGDCNLCTTLVQLLERLDGGEQFAYIPMQAKETLQQFGITPQDCELGMILLDANHPQNRWQGSDAALKIGSLLPAGDLFVNTYYALPGMKWVGERVYEQIRDRRYELFGKRQETYCSTYNACGNPKRNAQH
- a CDS encoding isochorismate synthase, which gives rise to MKSMSATPFHTTLLLERKELYHFLAKCQQMSHKQGYPYIASISLEIPPLDPLAVLDTICYPQPQHFYLEKPGFWAIAALGSAVKLTYTQSDRFPVAQEFIQNCLSRTLSTGSLNLPFSGAHFFCSFTFFPDTLHTNIFPAATVFLPEVQISKYLQNSVVTINKEIHFRDNIKQISEYFNSQINIVQNCICKLYLFQHKNRNPINENSIQESEDIFKNSVLQSLNSIQDNILQKIVLAHTISVRSEKNWEPLVALANLRKQYPDCYIFSTRNSSGQSFIGASPERLLSVRDSCLTTDALAGSAPRGKRLQEDIKLAQTLLSSEKEKREHLMVLEFILERLRSLGLAPCAKPLRLMQLSNIQHLWTPIQADLPADIHILQILEQLHPTPAVAGVPRDMALQNIRQYEPEDRCLYAAPLGWVDNHGNGEFIVGIRSAFIDGDRARLYAGAGIVAGSQPERELAEVQLKLQALLKALV